A stretch of Imperialibacter roseus DNA encodes these proteins:
- a CDS encoding SGNH/GDSL hydrolase family protein has product MYKRLSFLTALFFGCVTLLAQNPQRFQGEIDKYAQEAASVSNKKLALFTGSSSIRIWDDMAERFPKKNVLNRGFGGSSMSDLLYYTDELIFKYSPSKIFIYEGDNDIASGKTAEQILTDAKTILAQIREKLPKNVKVYFISAKPSVARWSLKDKYVDFNTQLEAWTKTEANVGYVDVWTPMLQPNGEVMDDIFREDNLHMTSKGYDIWEKVFKKYL; this is encoded by the coding sequence ATGTACAAAAGACTTTCATTCCTCACTGCCCTTTTCTTTGGTTGCGTCACACTGCTTGCTCAAAACCCGCAACGTTTTCAGGGAGAAATTGACAAATACGCACAGGAAGCCGCCTCAGTAAGTAACAAAAAGCTTGCATTGTTTACTGGCAGCTCATCCATCAGAATTTGGGATGATATGGCGGAGAGATTCCCAAAAAAGAACGTACTCAACCGGGGCTTTGGTGGTTCGTCCATGTCGGATCTGCTGTACTACACAGATGAGCTAATCTTCAAATATTCCCCGTCAAAAATCTTTATTTATGAGGGTGACAACGACATAGCCTCAGGAAAGACAGCCGAACAAATCCTGACAGACGCAAAAACCATACTTGCGCAGATAAGAGAAAAACTACCCAAAAATGTAAAGGTATACTTCATCTCCGCTAAGCCAAGTGTTGCCCGCTGGAGCCTGAAAGACAAGTACGTTGACTTCAATACCCAGCTGGAAGCCTGGACAAAAACTGAGGCTAATGTCGGCTACGTTGATGTGTGGACACCTATGCTACAGCCAAACGGCGAGGTAATGGATGACATTTTCAGAGAAGACAACCTTCACATGACGTCGAAAGGCTACGATATCTGGGAGAAGGTCTTCAAAAAATATTTATAG
- a CDS encoding aspartate aminotransferase family protein, with translation MSIYNNQQLHDIDKQHYLPTFGRFPITFERGKGAKLWDTDGKEYIDMLAGIAVCNVGHCHPTVVKALREQAGKLMHISNFFLSEPQALLAKRLSEISGMDRVFFSNSGAESAEGAIKIARKYGHSKGKGGTVISMKNCFHGRTLATIATGKKTMQDGFEPIPQGFMQVPFNDIDALKKALQDNNPKGGTHQISAIIVEPIQGEGGINVADLEFLKALRQLCDDEEIVLIFDEIQSGIGRTGKWFAKDHFGVQPDIMTLAKGLGGGIPIGAILCSEKMASVMKPGDHGTTFGGNPLVCATSLAVLEVIEEENLLTAAAEKGIWLKKALLDMNESSLKEVRGRGLMIGAEFDFETKPLVVEMLKNGVVANATAGNVLRLVPPLTIGYDEMEQAITVLKESLINIKAHA, from the coding sequence ATGAGTATATACAACAATCAGCAGCTTCACGACATTGACAAACAACACTACCTCCCCACCTTCGGCAGGTTTCCCATTACATTCGAGCGGGGAAAAGGTGCCAAACTCTGGGATACCGATGGCAAAGAGTATATCGATATGCTGGCCGGTATCGCTGTTTGCAATGTAGGCCATTGTCATCCAACAGTGGTGAAGGCGCTCCGGGAGCAGGCAGGCAAGCTGATGCACATCTCCAACTTTTTCCTCAGCGAGCCCCAGGCGCTACTGGCCAAGAGGCTCAGCGAAATCTCCGGCATGGACAGGGTGTTTTTCAGCAATAGCGGGGCCGAGTCGGCTGAAGGCGCCATAAAAATTGCCCGGAAGTATGGCCACAGCAAAGGAAAAGGTGGTACCGTCATCTCTATGAAAAACTGCTTTCATGGCAGAACGCTGGCCACGATAGCCACTGGCAAAAAAACGATGCAGGATGGCTTCGAACCCATTCCACAGGGCTTTATGCAAGTGCCATTTAACGACATAGACGCACTGAAGAAGGCTTTGCAGGACAATAATCCGAAAGGCGGCACTCACCAAATATCCGCTATCATCGTAGAGCCCATTCAGGGGGAAGGCGGTATCAATGTAGCTGACCTTGAATTCCTCAAAGCGCTGCGTCAATTGTGCGACGACGAAGAAATTGTGCTGATTTTTGATGAAATCCAATCTGGCATCGGCCGCACGGGCAAGTGGTTCGCCAAGGATCATTTCGGCGTGCAGCCTGATATCATGACCCTCGCCAAAGGTCTTGGAGGTGGTATTCCCATCGGTGCCATCCTGTGCAGTGAGAAAATGGCCTCTGTCATGAAACCGGGCGACCATGGCACCACCTTCGGGGGCAATCCGCTTGTTTGCGCTACGTCGCTGGCCGTGCTGGAAGTGATTGAAGAAGAGAACTTACTGACGGCCGCAGCAGAAAAAGGAATCTGGCTCAAAAAGGCCCTGTTGGACATGAACGAGTCTTCCCTCAAGGAAGTAAGGGGAAGAGGGCTCATGATCGGTGCTGAGTTCGATTTTGAAACCAAGCCCCTCGTGGTGGAAATGCTGAAAAACGGCGTGGTAGCCAATGCCACGGCAGGGAATGTGCTGCGTTTGGTGCCGCCACTCACTATCGGCTACGATGAGATGGAGCAGGCCATTACCGTATTAAAAGAATCACTGATAAACATAAAGGCCCATGCCTAA
- the argC gene encoding N-acetyl-gamma-glutamyl-phosphate reductase, with the protein MPKKKIGVVGATGYTGSELVRILANHPEVEIAVITSESRAGEKFSDVHPFFKDIVDQPLHKADKVNELDLDLVFLALPHGVSMEYVKQFAGKGFKIVDFSGDFRLDSPKTYEEWYNKPHTFVEGFDTAVYGLPELFYDKIKGADLVANPGCYPTSAILPLAPLLANGIIESKGIIIDAKSGITGAGIKASTTTHFSNVNDNFKAYGLKNHRHTIEIQGVLDGITAGVTLQFTPHLLPVDRGILSTTYARPKGATSSAELKALYQDFYKDKPFVRICGTPPAIKDVRGSNYCNIYADFDERTGNIILISTIDNLVKGAAGQAVQNMNIMLGFEESLGLNQIPVNP; encoded by the coding sequence ATGCCTAAGAAAAAGATAGGCGTTGTTGGCGCCACTGGTTACACTGGTTCAGAGCTTGTTCGCATCCTGGCCAACCACCCCGAAGTAGAGATTGCCGTCATTACGTCAGAAAGTCGGGCGGGTGAGAAATTTTCAGATGTTCACCCGTTTTTCAAAGACATCGTTGACCAACCCTTACACAAGGCCGACAAGGTGAACGAGCTCGACCTTGACCTGGTTTTCCTCGCTCTGCCGCACGGTGTGTCGATGGAATATGTGAAGCAGTTTGCCGGCAAAGGCTTTAAAATCGTTGACTTTTCAGGCGACTTCCGTCTCGACTCCCCGAAAACTTACGAGGAATGGTACAACAAGCCACACACGTTCGTCGAAGGCTTCGATACTGCCGTTTATGGTCTTCCGGAACTTTTCTACGACAAAATCAAAGGTGCTGACCTGGTGGCTAATCCGGGCTGCTACCCCACAAGCGCTATTTTGCCCCTGGCGCCGTTGCTTGCAAATGGTATCATTGAAAGCAAAGGCATCATCATCGATGCGAAGTCGGGCATCACTGGCGCCGGCATTAAAGCCAGCACCACCACTCACTTTTCGAATGTGAACGACAATTTCAAGGCTTATGGTTTAAAGAACCATCGCCACACCATTGAGATCCAAGGCGTGTTGGATGGCATAACAGCCGGGGTGACACTTCAATTCACCCCTCACCTGCTGCCGGTAGATCGTGGCATCCTTTCAACGACTTACGCCAGGCCTAAGGGCGCTACAAGCAGTGCTGAATTGAAAGCACTTTATCAGGACTTTTACAAAGACAAGCCCTTTGTAAGAATCTGCGGCACGCCACCTGCCATCAAAGACGTGCGGGGCAGCAACTATTGCAATATATACGCCGACTTCGACGAGCGAACAGGCAATATCATCCTCATCAGCACCATCGACAACCTGGTGAAGGGTGCCGCCGGGCAAGCTGTTCAAAACATGAACATCATGCTCGGCTTCGAAGAATCTTTAGGTTTAAATCAAATACCCGTCAACCCATGA
- the argJ gene encoding bifunctional glutamate N-acetyltransferase/amino-acid acetyltransferase ArgJ, with product MIKNITNVRGIKCWGAHSGVKSLRRDLALIYSEVPANGAAVFTQNKVVAEPIKVSRENIKGGIVQAIVINAGNANACTGQQGADGAQAMLKTAAEALGIDQKSIIIASTGIIGEPFPTEDVVKGIIESAPKLSSKSNAGSFAANAILTTDTFPKEGFLEFELDGHEINMGGIAKGSGMIHPNMATMLAFIATDVAIESKLLQKTLKEVVDRTFNMITVDGDTSTNDMVVVMANGKAENDILKSEKDKGYDVFKAKLEEMMKHLCMLIVSDGEGSSKFLEYTVKNATDEVTARKICRAVSSSTLVKTAMFGRDPNWGRIVCAAGNADVPFNFEKADLYLGDDKEMIQVLEKGKPLDYDRNYMKRVLRESHIYINLDLNEGKAEATGWGTDLTTDYVLFNSVYTT from the coding sequence ATGATCAAGAACATTACCAATGTAAGAGGCATCAAATGCTGGGGCGCTCATTCGGGTGTCAAATCACTGCGGCGTGACCTGGCTTTGATATATTCTGAAGTACCCGCCAATGGTGCGGCTGTTTTCACCCAAAACAAGGTGGTGGCTGAGCCCATCAAGGTATCAAGAGAAAACATCAAAGGCGGTATCGTTCAGGCTATCGTTATCAACGCTGGCAACGCCAACGCCTGCACAGGCCAACAAGGAGCAGACGGCGCTCAGGCCATGCTGAAAACCGCCGCCGAAGCGCTTGGCATCGATCAAAAATCTATCATTATTGCTTCCACTGGCATTATTGGGGAGCCGTTTCCCACTGAAGATGTGGTAAAAGGCATCATCGAATCAGCTCCAAAGCTGAGCAGTAAATCAAACGCTGGGTCGTTTGCCGCCAACGCCATTCTTACGACCGACACTTTTCCAAAAGAGGGCTTTCTGGAGTTTGAGCTCGATGGCCATGAAATCAACATGGGCGGTATCGCCAAAGGATCGGGCATGATCCACCCCAACATGGCCACCATGCTGGCATTTATTGCCACCGACGTAGCAATAGAGTCGAAGCTTTTGCAGAAAACCCTGAAGGAGGTAGTTGACCGGACTTTCAATATGATCACGGTAGATGGCGACACCTCAACTAACGACATGGTGGTGGTGATGGCCAACGGCAAGGCTGAAAATGACATACTGAAGTCGGAAAAAGACAAGGGCTATGACGTGTTCAAAGCAAAGCTAGAGGAGATGATGAAGCACCTTTGTATGCTGATCGTTTCGGACGGGGAAGGGTCTTCGAAGTTTCTCGAATATACCGTTAAGAATGCAACAGATGAGGTAACGGCCAGAAAAATATGCCGGGCCGTGTCGAGCTCCACCCTGGTAAAGACTGCCATGTTTGGCCGTGACCCCAACTGGGGACGCATTGTTTGCGCAGCAGGCAATGCCGACGTACCATTCAACTTCGAAAAAGCCGACCTATACCTTGGCGATGACAAAGAGATGATACAGGTGCTGGAAAAAGGCAAGCCGCTCGACTACGACCGCAACTATATGAAACGAGTGCTTCGGGAGTCACATATCTATATCAACCTCGATTTGAACGAAGGAAAGGCAGAAGCCACCGGCTGGGGTACTGATTTGACAACGGATTACGTGCTGTTTAACTCGGTGTATACGACTTAG